The Molothrus aeneus isolate 106 chromosome 15, BPBGC_Maene_1.0, whole genome shotgun sequence genome includes a region encoding these proteins:
- the RELL2 gene encoding RELT-like protein 2 — MSDYHNPHYGESEPQHGITVVFLLVLVFFIMGLVGFLICHVLKKKGYRCRTFRDELDPDDKDEVEELEDDEAEKNDDTVEKIVRCIIQNEANVEALKEMLGENEADVPVPVPSLCHHSSSQDGGPPHHHTVHLGSTHAPCIHCSRRKRHPLQRQGRSKEGKSRMHPGETTVFSVGRFRVTHIGKKPCLQEQPDGALPAGSRPPSTEELERSSELLNGTVPTAGLQNGAIHTGTQSARSAQQSVSTSPAANTPASSGTRDSRRAGTVGSGPVGSGPVGSGPVGSGTAGSSMVGSGPVGSGPVGSSMVGSSTVGSGTAGSGRAGSLPGAGSAPGSSSRQRRLLSLPVLGASSPNIPGELAREGAGVCLEEMGLASADEVSDIHGSLSLQEQAEELGRDESSRKQSGGEDGKQQEPSAVEQDRV, encoded by the exons ATGTCAGACTATCACAACCCCCACTATGGGGAGTCAGAACCCCAGCACGGCATTACTGTggtcttcctccttgtccttgtcTTCTTCATCATGGGGCTGGTGGGGTTCCTGATCTGCCATGTCCTGAAGAAGAAGGGTTACCGGTGCCGCACCTTCCGGGACGAGCTTGACCCAGATGACAAAGACGAGGTGGAGGAGCTCGAGGATG ATGAGGCCGAGAAGAACGATGACACCGTGGAGAAGATTGTGAGATGCATCATCCAAAATGAAG CAAACGTGGAGGCCCTCAAGGAGATGCTGGGGGAAAACGAAGCagatgtgccagtgccagtgcccaG CCTTtgtcaccacagcagcagccaggacgGGGGCCCACCCCATCACCACACGGTGCACCTGGGCTCCACGCACGCCCCCTGCAtccactgcagcaggaggaagaggcaccCCCTGCAGCGCCAGGGGCGCTCCAAGGAGGGCAAAAGCAGGATGCATCCTGGAGAAACCACCGTCTTCTCAGTGGGCAG GTTCCGTGTCACGCACATCGGGAAGAAGCcgtgcctgcaggagcagccggACGGGGCCCTGCCCGCGGGCAGCCGCCCGCCGAGCACGGAGGAGCTGGAGCGCAGCAGCGAGCTGCTCAATGGGACTGTCCCCACGGCTGGCCTGCAGAACGGAGCCATCCACACGGGCACACAGAGTGCCAGGAGCGCCCAGCAGAGCGTGTCCACCAGCCCGGCCGCCAACACACCCGCCAGCTCCGGCACCCGTGACAGCCGGCGGGCGGGCACGGTTGGGTCCGGCCCGGTTGGGTCTGGCCCAGTTGGGTCCGGCCCGGTTGGGTCTGGCACGGCGGGGTCAAGCATGGTTGGGTCTGGCCCGGTTGGGTCTGGCCCGGTTGGGTCCAGCATGGTGGGGTCCAGCACGGTTGGGTCCGGCACGGCAGGGTCTGGTCGGGCAGGGTCCCTGCCGGGTGCTGGATCCGCTCCCGGGAGCTCAAGCCGGCAGCGCAGGCTGCTGAGcctgccagtgctgggagcaTCGAGTCCCAACATCCCGGGAGAGCTGGCGAGGGAAGGAGCCGGCGTCTGCCTGGAGGAGATGGGACTGGCGTCGGCAGATGAAGTGTCAGATATTCACGGGAGCCtgagcctgcaggagcaggccgaggagctggggagagacgagagcagcaggaaacagTCCGGAGGGGAGGATGGGAAGCAGCAG GAGCCCAGCGCCGTGGAGCAGGACCGTGTGTGA